Proteins from one Mycobacterium sp. HUMS_12744610 genomic window:
- a CDS encoding cytochrome P450 — MSTVQLRYDPFDAEIQDDPYPVYRQLRDAAPVYHAADTNTWVLSRHADVISALLDHHSYSSVDGVFPTPPGSTFRESLLPMMILMDPPRHDQLRALVSKAFTPRRIAALTCAIEDLADQLTAGLIQEASSADFVADFAAVLPAMVIADLLGVPREDRTQFRRWSNALVQSNPTHGETGEALAAAAAIYGYFTDFLADRRGQPRDDLMSALVCAEIDGKHLSDDELLGFCLLLLIAGHETTSNLLANAAVVLADYRDTRHRLAGDESLLGAAVEELLRYDSPAQGLSRTLTRDVTVHGVTMSAGDSVLLLFGSANRDERVFADPDVFDIGRKPEHQVAFGRGIHFCLGASLARMEARIALRALLARVPNWEVDLGRAQRLRSGPIRGYLSLPISWSAN, encoded by the coding sequence ATGTCGACGGTACAACTTCGCTACGATCCCTTTGACGCGGAAATTCAGGACGACCCCTACCCCGTCTACCGGCAGCTACGCGACGCGGCACCGGTCTATCACGCCGCCGATACCAACACCTGGGTACTTAGTCGCCACGCGGATGTCATCAGCGCGCTGCTTGACCATCACAGCTACTCGTCGGTCGACGGAGTATTTCCGACTCCACCGGGCTCGACTTTTCGCGAATCGCTGCTGCCGATGATGATTTTGATGGATCCCCCGCGACACGATCAGCTGCGGGCATTGGTTAGCAAGGCCTTCACCCCGCGACGAATCGCGGCGCTGACGTGCGCGATCGAGGACCTCGCTGATCAGTTGACGGCCGGCCTGATCCAGGAAGCCAGTTCGGCCGATTTCGTCGCCGACTTCGCAGCTGTACTACCAGCGATGGTGATCGCTGATTTGCTCGGTGTGCCGCGCGAGGACCGTACACAATTTCGGCGATGGTCGAACGCGTTGGTGCAGTCCAATCCCACCCACGGCGAGACCGGCGAGGCTTTGGCAGCCGCGGCCGCGATCTATGGCTACTTCACCGATTTCCTCGCCGACCGCCGCGGCCAACCGCGCGACGATTTGATGTCAGCGTTGGTGTGTGCCGAGATCGACGGAAAGCACCTTAGTGACGACGAACTGCTTGGCTTTTGCCTGCTGCTGCTGATCGCCGGTCATGAGACGACGTCGAATCTGCTGGCCAACGCCGCGGTGGTACTGGCCGACTATCGCGACACCCGCCACCGGCTGGCTGGCGATGAGAGCTTGCTCGGGGCAGCTGTTGAGGAGCTGCTGCGGTATGACTCACCGGCTCAAGGACTTTCGCGAACGTTGACCCGCGACGTGACAGTGCATGGCGTCACAATGTCGGCGGGTGATTCGGTGCTGTTGTTGTTCGGCTCGGCTAATCGTGACGAACGCGTGTTCGCTGATCCCGACGTGTTTGACATCGGGCGCAAACCCGAACACCAAGTGGCATTCGGCCGAGGCATTCACTTCTGTCTCGGTGCGTCCTTGGCCCGGATGGAGGCCCGGATCGCGTTGCGCGCCTTGCTGGCCCGCGTGCCCAACTGGGAAGTCGACTTGGGCCGCGCGCAGCGCCTGCGGTCGGGCCCGATCCGAGGCTATTTGTCGTTGCCGATCTCCTGGTCGGCGAACTAG
- a CDS encoding zinc-dependent alcohol dehydrogenase produces MKADALVLTKPRALERRTLAVPPVDGHSGVLRIEACGLCGTDHEQYSGHLPAGFAFVPGHEIVGVVEAVGDAASARWGVSAGDRVAVEVFRSCRECDACRRGEYRRCSRNGLATMFGFVDVNIDPGLWGGYATHLHLPFDSMLLSIPDRLDPIVATLFNPLGAGIKWAATLPETASGDVVAVLGPGIRGICSAVAAKESGAAFVAMTGLGPRDRPRLAAASKFGVDLTIDVTREDPVKALQRATGQLADVVVDVTAKAPGAFADAVALARPGGRVVIAGTRGGGGAPGFEPDLLVFKELRVLGSLGVDYPAYQSAIELLVSGRWPFDELSRDVAGFAGLPRLLDVLADGEPGTIPALHNVFVPMA; encoded by the coding sequence ATGAAGGCCGATGCGCTCGTGCTGACCAAGCCGCGCGCCCTCGAGCGGCGCACTCTTGCGGTACCGCCCGTCGACGGCCACTCCGGAGTCCTTCGGATCGAGGCGTGCGGGCTCTGCGGAACCGATCACGAGCAGTACAGCGGTCACCTACCAGCGGGCTTCGCCTTCGTCCCGGGACATGAAATCGTCGGTGTCGTTGAGGCAGTCGGTGACGCCGCAAGCGCGCGTTGGGGTGTGTCGGCAGGTGATCGGGTTGCGGTCGAGGTTTTTCGATCGTGCCGGGAGTGCGACGCGTGCCGCCGAGGTGAGTATCGCAGGTGCTCGCGCAACGGACTGGCCACGATGTTCGGCTTCGTCGACGTAAACATCGATCCCGGCCTGTGGGGAGGGTACGCAACGCACCTGCATCTGCCCTTCGATTCCATGCTGTTGTCGATTCCAGACAGACTCGACCCGATTGTCGCTACGTTGTTCAACCCGCTGGGCGCGGGAATCAAATGGGCTGCCACGCTGCCGGAGACCGCGTCAGGCGACGTCGTCGCAGTCCTGGGGCCAGGCATCCGCGGCATCTGCTCGGCCGTAGCAGCGAAGGAATCCGGAGCGGCATTCGTCGCTATGACCGGACTCGGACCACGCGATCGACCACGGTTAGCCGCAGCGTCCAAGTTCGGCGTGGACCTGACCATTGACGTGACCCGTGAAGACCCGGTCAAGGCCCTGCAACGAGCGACCGGTCAACTCGCAGACGTCGTCGTCGACGTCACCGCCAAAGCGCCAGGTGCATTCGCTGACGCCGTCGCACTTGCTCGACCAGGCGGACGCGTGGTGATCGCCGGCACCCGCGGCGGCGGCGGAGCACCAGGCTTCGAGCCAGACCTCCTCGTTTTCAAAGAACTACGCGTCCTCGGCTCGCTGGGGGTCGATTACCCCGCCTATCAGAGCGCGATCGAATTGCTCGTCTCTGGGCGTTGGCCCTTCGATGAACTATCCCGGGACGTCGCCGGTTTCGCGGGCCTACCACGATTACTCGACGTCTTAGCCGATGGCGAGCCGGGCACGATTCCGGCCTTGCACAACGTCTTCGTACCGATGGCCTGA
- a CDS encoding MmpS family transport accessory protein, with protein MKKMWIVLVIVAVVAVAGFCVLRLRTFFGVHDDQTMTSGIADEIKPFNPKRVVYQVYGPPGTVANINYLDINAQPQKASNVPLPWTLSVTSTLPSVSVNIVAQGDSNQIGCRIIVDEVVKDERSSQGMNAQTFCIVKSA; from the coding sequence ATGAAGAAAATGTGGATCGTCCTGGTCATCGTGGCGGTGGTGGCGGTAGCGGGCTTCTGCGTACTGCGGCTTCGCACCTTTTTCGGCGTCCACGACGATCAGACGATGACCAGCGGCATCGCCGATGAGATCAAGCCGTTCAATCCCAAGCGCGTGGTTTACCAGGTTTATGGTCCCCCGGGGACGGTGGCCAACATCAACTACTTGGACATCAATGCCCAGCCCCAGAAAGCTAGCAACGTGCCTTTGCCCTGGACGCTCTCGGTTACCTCGACGCTGCCCTCGGTGAGCGTCAACATCGTCGCGCAGGGCGACAGCAACCAAATCGGCTGCCGGATCATCGTGGACGAGGTGGTCAAGGACGAAAGGTCGAGTCAGGGTATGAATGCGCAAACGTTCTGCATAGTGAAGTCCGCATGA
- a CDS encoding TetR/AcrR family transcriptional regulator: protein MRKIPAQIADRLPAAAELFAERGLNDTKIEDVAATTGIAKATLYYYFAGKEEILAFLLEDALQHVAHEVTAIVEADGAAAQRLHDVISAQLRVMAQRPAVCRALIGELGRAARMPVIANMISTAYFEPVETLLRAGANDRSLEALDNPRAAAIALFGAVTTSALTYLITDDTLDEDLIARTIHDVVFTGIRPR from the coding sequence ATGCGGAAGATTCCCGCTCAGATTGCCGACCGGTTGCCTGCCGCGGCCGAACTCTTCGCCGAGCGCGGGCTCAACGACACAAAGATCGAAGACGTCGCCGCGACCACGGGCATCGCCAAGGCCACGCTCTACTACTACTTCGCCGGCAAAGAAGAAATACTCGCCTTCCTCCTCGAAGACGCCCTACAACACGTCGCGCACGAGGTCACCGCGATCGTCGAGGCAGACGGCGCCGCCGCCCAACGCCTGCACGACGTCATCAGTGCCCAACTGCGCGTGATGGCCCAGCGGCCCGCTGTCTGTCGCGCCCTCATAGGAGAACTGGGCCGCGCCGCCCGCATGCCCGTCATCGCCAACATGATCAGCACTGCCTACTTCGAACCCGTCGAGACCTTGCTTCGCGCGGGCGCTAACGACCGTTCACTCGAGGCTCTCGACAACCCCAGAGCTGCCGCCATCGCGCTATTCGGTGCAGTCACCACCAGCGCACTGACCTACCTAATCACCGACGATACGCTCGACGAAGATCTAATCGCACGAACAATTCACGACGTCGTGTTTACCGGCATACGGCCACGCTAG
- a CDS encoding carboxymuconolactone decarboxylase family protein codes for MLGLTDARRRAAQCGIPEAIAELSIFRIALHQPSVAMALNGLLEALLWTGDLDARLRELIIMRIGWVTGSVYEWTQHWRLARMLDVSERDLLAVRDWQNANHFGDAERAVLAATDETLRDGTISDGTWAVCRDALQADPGLLVELVAAIGNWRLFSALLRSLDVPLEDGVDEWPPDGVRPS; via the coding sequence ATGCTCGGCCTGACAGACGCGCGCCGGCGCGCTGCTCAATGTGGCATCCCCGAAGCCATAGCGGAGTTGTCGATATTCCGAATCGCGCTTCACCAGCCTAGTGTGGCAATGGCCTTGAACGGACTGCTGGAGGCGTTGCTGTGGACCGGGGACCTCGACGCGCGGCTGCGAGAGCTGATCATCATGCGAATCGGCTGGGTCACCGGCTCGGTCTATGAATGGACGCAACATTGGCGACTCGCACGAATGCTCGACGTGTCCGAGCGTGACCTGCTCGCGGTGCGAGATTGGCAGAATGCTAACCACTTTGGCGATGCCGAACGTGCTGTACTTGCGGCGACCGATGAGACACTGCGTGACGGCACCATCTCGGATGGCACGTGGGCTGTGTGCCGAGATGCGTTGCAAGCAGACCCGGGGCTCCTTGTAGAACTTGTCGCGGCGATTGGCAACTGGCGACTCTTTTCTGCGCTCCTGCGATCTCTGGATGTGCCGCTCGAAGACGGCGTCGACGAATGGCCCCCTGACGGTGTTCGACCATCGTGA
- a CDS encoding RND family transporter — protein sequence MTDDRAAGLPHMPVFARTVHKLAVPVVFAWVGLVVVLSVLVPSLDAVAEEHTVSMSPKDAPSMQAMKHIGKVFNEFNSDSAVMIVLEGDKPLGDEAHHFYDQIVRKLEADTKHVQHVQDFWGDPLTAAGSQSSDGKAAYVQAYLAGNQGESLASESVAAVRKIVDSVPAPSGVKAYVTGAGALIADQHSAGQKSLQKVTIITFVVIIVMLLWVYRSIITVFSTLFMVVIEVMAARGVVAFLAYNNIMGLSTFAVNILVLLAIAAGTDYAIFILGRYQEARGLGEDREKAFYTMFHGTAHVVLGSGLTIAGAMYCLSFTRLPYFQTMGIPCAVGMLVAVAAALTLGPAVLTVGSFFKLFDPKRKMRTRGWRRVGTAIVRWPGPILAVSVAIALIGLLALPGYQTNYDNRLYLPPSVPANIGYAAAERHFPASRMNPELLMIETDHDMRNPAGMLVLDRIARGVFHIPGVARVQAITRPLGTPIEHTSIPFQISMQNTTQVENQQYMHQRMDDMLKQADAMQQSIDTMQRMYNITSQMAAVTHHMDGLTHEMLDVTNTLRDNIANFDDFFRPIRSYFYWEKHCFDIPGCWSLRSLFDALDGLDQITEKFTYLAGDISQLDALMPQMLAQMPPMIATMTTMKQMMLTMHSSMSSLYDQMDVMSQNSTAMGQAFDAAKNDDSFYIPPEVFDNPDFKRGLKMFLSPDGHAARFIISHEGDPATPEGISHVEPIKNAAKEAIKGTPLEGAKIYLAGTAAVYKDMRDGSKYDLMIAAIAAASLILIIMLIITRSLVAAVTIVGTVLISLGASFGLSVLVWQDIIGFKLHWMVLAMSIILMLAVGSDYNLLLVSRFKEEIGAGLKTGIIRSMAGTGAVVTSAGLVFAATMASFIFSDLKVVGQVGTTIGLGLLFDTLIVRSFMMPSVAALLGRWFWWPQQVRTRPASQLLRPYGPRSAVRAYLLPRQDDPQSATTDRFPAASPHY from the coding sequence ATGACCGATGACCGGGCCGCAGGGCTGCCGCATATGCCGGTTTTCGCGCGAACGGTCCACAAACTCGCGGTGCCCGTCGTCTTTGCCTGGGTGGGGCTTGTCGTCGTCCTCAGCGTCTTGGTTCCATCGCTGGACGCGGTCGCCGAAGAACACACCGTGTCGATGAGCCCCAAGGACGCGCCGTCGATGCAAGCGATGAAGCACATCGGCAAAGTATTCAACGAATTCAACAGTGACAGTGCGGTCATGATCGTGCTGGAAGGTGACAAGCCGCTGGGCGATGAGGCCCACCATTTCTACGACCAGATCGTCCGCAAACTCGAGGCTGACACGAAACACGTCCAGCACGTCCAGGACTTCTGGGGGGATCCGCTGACGGCCGCCGGTTCGCAAAGCTCCGACGGCAAGGCCGCCTATGTGCAGGCGTATCTTGCTGGTAACCAGGGCGAGAGCCTGGCCAGCGAGTCTGTCGCGGCGGTCCGCAAGATCGTGGACAGCGTGCCTGCGCCGTCGGGGGTCAAGGCCTATGTGACCGGCGCTGGGGCGTTGATCGCCGATCAGCACTCGGCCGGACAAAAGAGCCTCCAGAAGGTCACGATCATCACCTTCGTGGTGATCATCGTGATGTTGCTGTGGGTATACCGCTCGATTATCACCGTGTTCAGCACGTTGTTCATGGTGGTGATCGAGGTGATGGCGGCTCGGGGGGTTGTCGCTTTCCTGGCCTACAACAACATCATGGGATTGTCGACCTTCGCGGTTAATATTTTGGTGCTGTTGGCCATCGCCGCTGGGACAGACTATGCGATCTTTATTCTCGGCCGATATCAAGAGGCGCGCGGCCTAGGCGAGGACCGCGAAAAAGCCTTCTACACCATGTTCCACGGAACCGCGCACGTCGTCCTTGGCTCTGGCCTGACTATTGCCGGTGCGATGTATTGCCTGAGCTTTACCCGGCTTCCGTATTTCCAGACTATGGGTATCCCTTGTGCGGTCGGGATGCTGGTCGCCGTTGCTGCCGCGCTGACCTTGGGTCCGGCGGTCCTGACCGTCGGCAGTTTCTTCAAGCTGTTCGATCCTAAGCGCAAGATGCGGACCCGGGGATGGCGACGGGTGGGCACCGCGATCGTGCGCTGGCCCGGGCCAATTCTCGCGGTGTCAGTCGCGATCGCCCTCATCGGTCTACTCGCCCTACCCGGTTATCAAACCAATTACGACAACCGGCTGTATTTACCCCCGAGCGTCCCCGCGAATATCGGCTACGCCGCCGCCGAACGGCATTTCCCCGCGTCCCGGATGAATCCGGAATTGTTGATGATCGAGACCGATCACGACATGCGCAACCCGGCGGGCATGCTGGTGTTGGACCGGATCGCCAGGGGGGTCTTCCACATCCCGGGTGTCGCGCGCGTCCAGGCGATCACCCGGCCGCTGGGAACGCCGATCGAGCACACCTCAATCCCGTTCCAGATCAGCATGCAAAACACCACGCAGGTCGAAAACCAGCAGTACATGCACCAGCGCATGGACGACATGCTCAAGCAGGCCGACGCGATGCAACAGTCCATCGACACCATGCAGCGCATGTACAACATCACCTCGCAGATGGCCGCGGTCACCCACCACATGGACGGCCTCACGCATGAAATGTTGGATGTCACAAACACATTGCGCGACAACATCGCCAACTTCGATGATTTCTTCCGGCCGATTCGCAGCTACTTCTACTGGGAAAAGCACTGCTTCGACATCCCGGGCTGCTGGTCGCTGCGATCCCTCTTCGACGCGCTCGACGGTCTGGATCAGATCACCGAAAAATTCACCTATCTTGCCGGCGACATATCTCAGCTGGACGCCTTGATGCCGCAGATGCTGGCGCAGATGCCGCCCATGATCGCCACCATGACGACCATGAAGCAAATGATGCTGACCATGCACAGCTCGATGTCGTCGCTGTATGACCAGATGGACGTGATGAGCCAAAACTCGACCGCCATGGGCCAGGCCTTCGACGCCGCCAAGAACGACGACTCGTTCTACATCCCGCCGGAAGTCTTCGACAACCCCGACTTCAAGCGCGGTCTGAAGATGTTCCTGTCGCCGGACGGGCACGCGGCCCGCTTCATCATCTCCCATGAAGGGGATCCCGCGACCCCGGAAGGCATTTCGCACGTCGAGCCGATCAAGAACGCAGCCAAGGAAGCCATCAAGGGAACTCCGCTGGAGGGCGCCAAGATCTACCTTGCCGGCACCGCCGCGGTCTACAAGGACATGCGCGACGGCTCCAAATACGACCTGATGATCGCGGCAATAGCTGCGGCCAGCCTGATTTTGATCATCATGCTGATCATCACCCGAAGCCTGGTCGCCGCGGTCACCATCGTGGGCACGGTGCTGATCTCGTTGGGCGCCTCGTTCGGACTGTCCGTGCTGGTGTGGCAGGACATCATCGGCTTCAAACTGCACTGGATGGTGCTGGCGATGTCCATCATCTTGATGCTGGCCGTCGGATCCGACTACAACCTGCTGCTGGTGTCCCGTTTCAAAGAAGAAATCGGTGCCGGTTTGAAAACCGGAATCATCCGCTCGATGGCCGGCACCGGTGCGGTGGTGACGTCTGCGGGCCTGGTCTTCGCCGCCACCATGGCCTCGTTCATATTCAGCGATTTGAAAGTCGTCGGGCAGGTCGGCACCACCATCGGCCTGGGTCTGCTGTTCGACACCCTGATCGTGCGCTCATTCATGATGCCGTCCGTCGCCGCGCTGCTGGGGCGCTGGTTCTGGTGGCCGCAGCAGGTACGCACTCGCCCGGCCAGCCAGCTACTTCGGCCCTACGGGCCACGTTCGGCGGTTCGCGCCTACCTGCTGCCCCGGCAAGATGACCCGCAGTCGGCGACCACCGACCGGTTCCCGGCGGCCTCACCGCACTACTAA
- a CDS encoding acetyl-CoA acetyltransferase → MPIPRRTPVVVAVGEITHRDDGVVDPIDLASEAVRRALQDSGAAIGHRIDMVATPGILMIPRDNPATRIAEAAGLAPIRRISCPVGGNTPQYLVEVLGARIARGVSDAVLVVGAESGASARRVGSGQVRRDPKPVEGRDESLGDTRPGLSAAEMCAGLRWPHQVYPVFESAIAARSGRTFDEQRRWLGNLMAPFTLEASRHPGQAWFPRARTASELSSVSPTNRMVCEPYPKMLNSIITVDMAAAFVMMAAEVADEIGVPRDRWVFPWCAATCNDVYFPVQRPDLSRSAGIRAVGRALLAACDLSADDIGWFDLYSCFPSAVEVAIEALDLDPADPRGFTVTGGLPYHGGPGNNYVSHSIVEMVRRCRSEPDALGLVSGLGWYITKHSLGLWSATPPPTGWQTPDMAEAQAAIDATAVPVASAADTSGRATIDGYTVVHDRDVGPSWVPVLARLPDGRRVAARNDDAKVAKEMSKEMMVGRQVTVRPADQRVEFELP, encoded by the coding sequence TTGCCGATTCCACGCCGCACTCCGGTCGTCGTCGCAGTTGGTGAGATCACGCACCGCGACGACGGTGTCGTTGACCCCATCGATTTGGCTTCCGAGGCCGTGCGTCGAGCATTGCAGGACTCGGGCGCTGCTATCGGGCATCGAATCGATATGGTGGCGACGCCCGGAATCTTGATGATTCCGCGTGACAATCCTGCGACGAGGATTGCCGAAGCGGCTGGGCTGGCGCCAATACGGCGCATCAGTTGTCCGGTTGGCGGTAATACGCCTCAGTACCTCGTTGAGGTGCTCGGCGCCCGCATCGCGCGCGGTGTCAGCGACGCGGTGTTAGTCGTCGGAGCGGAGAGCGGCGCGTCAGCTCGTAGGGTTGGATCGGGTCAGGTGCGACGAGACCCGAAACCCGTTGAGGGCCGGGATGAGTCACTTGGCGATACTCGCCCCGGTCTGAGCGCGGCCGAGATGTGTGCTGGACTGCGTTGGCCGCACCAGGTGTACCCGGTCTTCGAATCGGCGATTGCGGCTCGATCGGGCCGGACCTTCGATGAGCAGCGTCGCTGGCTGGGAAACCTGATGGCCCCCTTCACGCTCGAAGCATCGAGGCATCCCGGCCAGGCATGGTTTCCGCGCGCGCGCACTGCCAGTGAGCTCAGCTCGGTCTCGCCAACTAACCGGATGGTGTGCGAGCCATATCCCAAGATGCTCAACAGCATTATCACCGTCGATATGGCAGCCGCCTTCGTCATGATGGCTGCCGAAGTCGCCGACGAAATCGGTGTTCCTCGTGACCGATGGGTTTTCCCATGGTGCGCGGCCACTTGCAACGACGTGTACTTTCCGGTTCAGCGGCCCGATCTCAGTCGGTCCGCGGGAATTCGCGCTGTCGGACGGGCGCTCCTAGCTGCCTGCGACCTTTCCGCCGATGACATCGGATGGTTCGATTTGTACTCCTGCTTCCCTTCCGCGGTCGAAGTTGCGATCGAGGCGCTCGATCTCGATCCAGCGGATCCACGCGGGTTCACGGTGACCGGTGGATTGCCCTACCACGGAGGACCGGGTAACAACTATGTCAGCCACTCGATTGTGGAGATGGTTCGACGCTGCCGAAGCGAACCGGACGCCCTAGGACTGGTTTCCGGATTAGGTTGGTACATCACGAAGCACTCGTTGGGCCTATGGTCGGCGACGCCGCCGCCGACTGGGTGGCAGACACCGGACATGGCGGAAGCGCAGGCCGCGATTGATGCGACTGCGGTTCCAGTCGCTTCTGCCGCCGACACATCCGGTAGGGCAACGATCGACGGCTACACGGTGGTACACGACCGCGACGTTGGCCCTTCGTGGGTGCCTGTTCTCGCGCGTCTACCCGACGGCCGGCGCGTCGCGGCTCGCAACGACGATGCGAAGGTGGCGAAGGAAATGTCAAAAGAGATGATGGTCGGACGTCAGGTAACTGTGCGGCCCGCTGATCAGCGCGTCGAATTCGAACTGCCATGA
- a CDS encoding IS110 family transposase, whose protein sequence is MAAGQLWAGVDVGKEHHWVCVVDNSGTVVLSRRLGNEEQPIRALIGEIDSLADQVAWTVDLTTVYAALLLTVLADAGKSVRYLAGRAVWQASAVYRGGEAKTDAKDARVIADQSRMRGDDLPLLHPDDDLITELRLLTAHRADLVADRTRTINRLRQQLVAVCPALERAAQLSADRGWVVLLARYQRPKAIRQTGISRLTRILADAGVRNAAAIAAAAVAAAKTQTVRLPGEQVAAGLIADLAQGVIALDDRIKTTDADIEDRFRRHPLAEVITSIPGMGFRLGAEFLAAVGDPELIGSADQLAAWAGLAPVSRDSGKRTGRLHTPKRYSRRLRRVMYMSALTAIRCDPASRAYYQRKRNQGKRPIPATICLARRRTNVLYALIRDNRTWQPDSPPITQSAA, encoded by the coding sequence ATGGCAGCGGGCCAGTTGTGGGCTGGGGTTGATGTCGGCAAGGAACATCACTGGGTGTGCGTGGTCGACAACAGCGGCACGGTGGTGTTGTCGCGCAGACTCGGCAACGAGGAGCAACCGATCCGTGCGCTGATCGGCGAGATTGACTCGTTGGCTGATCAGGTTGCCTGGACGGTGGACCTGACCACGGTGTATGCCGCCCTGTTGTTGACCGTGTTGGCTGATGCCGGCAAGTCGGTGCGCTACCTGGCGGGCCGTGCGGTCTGGCAAGCCTCGGCGGTCTATCGAGGTGGTGAAGCCAAGACCGACGCCAAAGACGCCCGGGTGATCGCTGATCAGTCGCGGATGCGCGGCGATGACTTGCCACTGCTGCATCCCGACGACGATCTGATCACCGAACTGCGGCTGCTCACCGCTCATCGCGCCGACCTGGTCGCTGACCGCACCCGCACGATCAACCGACTGCGCCAACAACTCGTTGCGGTGTGTCCGGCGCTGGAGCGGGCCGCCCAGCTCAGCGCTGACCGGGGCTGGGTAGTGCTGCTGGCGCGCTACCAGCGCCCCAAAGCCATCCGCCAGACCGGTATTTCGCGGCTGACCCGGATCCTGGCCGACGCCGGAGTGCGTAATGCCGCGGCCATTGCGGCGGCTGCGGTGGCGGCCGCCAAAACTCAAACGGTCCGACTGCCCGGCGAACAAGTGGCCGCCGGACTGATCGCTGATCTGGCGCAGGGGGTGATTGCCCTCGATGACCGCATCAAGACCACCGATGCCGACATCGAGGACCGATTTCGCCGCCATCCACTGGCCGAAGTGATCACCAGCATCCCAGGCATGGGATTTCGGCTCGGTGCTGAATTCCTGGCCGCCGTCGGCGATCCCGAACTGATCGGCTCGGCCGACCAGCTCGCCGCCTGGGCCGGGCTCGCACCGGTATCTCGAGATTCGGGAAAACGCACCGGACGACTGCACACCCCCAAGCGCTACAGCCGCCGGCTGCGCCGGGTGATGTACATGTCCGCACTGACCGCCATCCGCTGCGACCCGGCCTCCCGCGCCTACTACCAACGCAAACGAAACCAAGGCAAACGACCCATCCCAGCCACCATCTGCCTGGCCCGACGCCGCACCAACGTCCTCTACGCACTCATCCGCGACAACCGCACCTGGCAACCCGACTCACCCCCGATCACTCAGTCGGCGGCTTGA
- a CDS encoding tyrosine-type recombinase/integrase, whose amino-acid sequence MALAVVRDLREQRAPATEDELAGFETDVLAGFVLARASAGLVDSTIRNDVNHLELIRDWFGRPLWEIQPADADTYFGKVLRDARASTRTGRAAALTVYFQFLELRHKVELHNLSGRVIECPLDEINRPRAWVDPQLRIPPTADEVEQLFAGWRGELVTCRKFAPTARNYAVARLVADVGLRINEARMLDLDDVRWELGRFGKLNVRHGKGSRRKGPKPRVVPLINGADRSLQWFIEDVLGLFDVDPKNHAAPLFPSERKNIDGTCMRATADVYRRALAEATDRYLPRWSGKLTPHVLRHFCASQLYLAGMNLFAIQELLGHAWTGTTARYINYQKLHQTGASPLVAC is encoded by the coding sequence TTGGCTCTGGCTGTCGTGCGGGACCTGAGGGAGCAGCGGGCACCGGCGACCGAGGATGAGCTCGCCGGCTTCGAGACCGATGTGCTGGCCGGATTCGTCCTTGCCCGGGCATCGGCCGGGTTGGTCGACTCGACCATCCGCAACGACGTGAATCACCTTGAGCTGATCCGGGACTGGTTCGGTCGGCCGCTGTGGGAGATCCAGCCTGCTGACGCCGACACCTACTTCGGCAAGGTGCTGCGTGATGCCCGGGCGTCGACTCGGACCGGGCGGGCGGCCGCGCTGACGGTGTACTTTCAGTTCCTCGAACTGCGTCACAAGGTCGAGTTGCACAATCTCAGCGGCCGGGTCATCGAGTGCCCGCTCGATGAGATCAACCGACCGCGGGCGTGGGTGGATCCGCAGCTGCGCATCCCGCCGACCGCCGACGAGGTGGAGCAGCTGTTCGCGGGGTGGCGCGGGGAGCTGGTCACCTGCCGCAAGTTCGCCCCGACCGCCCGAAACTACGCCGTGGCTCGCCTGGTGGCCGATGTCGGATTGCGGATCAACGAGGCGCGGATGCTCGACCTGGATGACGTGCGCTGGGAGCTGGGCCGGTTCGGCAAGCTGAACGTCCGTCATGGCAAGGGATCTCGTCGCAAAGGTCCCAAGCCGCGGGTAGTGCCACTGATCAACGGCGCCGACCGCAGCCTGCAGTGGTTCATCGAAGACGTGCTGGGCCTGTTCGATGTCGACCCGAAAAACCATGCTGCGCCGCTGTTTCCGTCCGAACGCAAGAACATCGACGGGACGTGTATGCGCGCGACCGCCGACGTCTATCGCCGCGCCCTGGCCGAGGCCACCGACCGATATCTGCCGAGGTGGTCGGGGAAGCTGACACCGCATGTGCTGCGGCATTTCTGCGCATCCCAGCTTTATCTGGCCGGTATGAACCTATTCGCGATCCAGGAACTATTAGGTCACGCCTGGACGGGCACAACGGCTCGGTATATCAACTATCAGAAATTGCATCAGACGGGCGCGTCTCCGCTGGTCGCCTGCTGA